The following coding sequences are from one Hyphomicrobiales bacterium window:
- a CDS encoding M48 family metallopeptidase, whose translation MNRSALLARAWLFSALLIASQFLVSTAEAQRQISVFRDAEVEALVADYVAPILRAAGIRGSSIQVVLVNERDFNAFVADGRRIFINLGVLLQSDTPNEVIGVLAHETGHLAGAHLTRLRQEISRSQIISAVTMLAGAAAMAAAASAGSSEGVAAGQGIALGGQTAAQRSLLAYQRGEELAADRAAITYLNATGQSAQGMLEVFGRFADQTMFTGRFVDPYVRSHPMARDRINQIERLARQSQYFERRDPPELQLRHDMALARLTALLDGERTVIRRYPNSDTSLPARYARALVEGRTGSARSAIQQLDQLIAIQPSNPFFWEARGTILFENGNPADAARSWARALELAPNNTMIRVFYGAALVESGDANVLSTAIGELERGLANDQSLAFGYRFLGQAYARNGNTAMAQLASGLEAFARGDIQGAKGFAARAQLNLPRGSTGWLRAADILAYDE comes from the coding sequence ATGAACCGATCCGCTCTTCTCGCTCGCGCTTGGCTGTTCAGCGCACTCCTCATCGCCTCGCAGTTTTTGGTTTCCACCGCCGAGGCCCAGCGCCAAATTTCTGTTTTTCGTGACGCCGAAGTTGAGGCTTTGGTCGCAGACTATGTGGCGCCGATCCTGCGCGCGGCCGGCATTCGCGGCAGCTCAATCCAGGTCGTTCTCGTCAATGAGCGCGATTTCAACGCCTTTGTCGCCGATGGGCGGCGGATCTTCATCAATCTTGGGGTGCTTCTACAATCGGACACGCCCAACGAGGTGATCGGCGTTCTAGCCCACGAGACCGGCCATCTGGCCGGTGCTCACCTCACCCGTTTGCGGCAGGAAATCTCGCGTTCTCAGATCATTTCTGCCGTAACCATGCTCGCCGGTGCCGCAGCGATGGCGGCAGCCGCCAGCGCAGGTAGCAGTGAAGGCGTGGCGGCTGGTCAAGGCATCGCCTTGGGTGGGCAAACCGCGGCTCAACGATCCCTGCTCGCCTACCAACGCGGTGAAGAACTGGCCGCTGACCGCGCCGCGATCACCTACCTCAATGCCACCGGTCAATCCGCGCAGGGCATGCTGGAAGTGTTTGGTCGCTTTGCCGATCAGACCATGTTTACTGGCCGATTTGTCGATCCTTATGTGCGATCGCACCCAATGGCGCGAGACAGGATTAACCAGATTGAACGCTTGGCGCGTCAAAGTCAGTATTTTGAACGCCGCGACCCACCGGAACTGCAACTGCGCCACGACATGGCGCTTGCGCGTCTGACTGCTTTGCTCGATGGCGAGCGCACGGTCATCCGGCGCTATCCCAACAGCGATACGTCACTGCCAGCGCGGTATGCTCGCGCCCTGGTTGAAGGTCGTACAGGTTCTGCCCGAAGCGCGATCCAGCAACTGGATCAACTGATTGCCATTCAGCCGTCCAACCCTTTCTTCTGGGAGGCGCGCGGTACGATCCTCTTTGAGAACGGCAACCCAGCCGACGCGGCGCGAAGTTGGGCGCGGGCGCTGGAGCTGGCACCCAACAACACCATGATCCGCGTCTTTTATGGTGCGGCGCTTGTCGAAAGCGGAGATGCTAACGTTCTTTCCACTGCTATTGGCGAGTTGGAGCGCGGCCTTGCCAACGATCAAAGCTTGGCGTTCGGCTATCGCTTTCTCGGCCAGGCTTATGCCCGCAACGGCAACACCGCCATGGCCCAGCTCGCCTCAGGATTGGAAGCGTTTGCGCGGGGTGATATCCAAGGCGCCAAGGGCTTTGCGGCCCGCGCGCAGCTCAATTTGCCGCGCGGTTCGACCGGATGGTTGCGTGCCGCCGATATCCTGGCCTACGACGAGTAA
- a CDS encoding DsbA family protein, producing the protein MSRPLLGLVAIAGIALPIGLGAFALTNTAPTVGRQIAGLDAELLERAVEAETLPLDLAPAAPTPISSSTSLSALAEADREGAVALVRQALLDNPLILDEAVEALEAARASAEVDLVADVIAENADLLFDDQNASIMGNPDGAITLVEFMDYNCGFCKRAHGDVMRLIAEQNDVRVLVKDFPVLGPGSLEAAQVAVAFRAIGGDMTAFIDAMMNESVQADAAMARRVALELGADEPALDLALDSPSLMEPIGEAYALAEQLNIRGTPAFIVGDQRLMGAVGFDRLAEAIQVERDRLSAL; encoded by the coding sequence ATGTCTCGTCCCCTACTTGGTCTTGTGGCCATCGCGGGCATTGCCCTTCCGATCGGTCTTGGCGCCTTTGCGCTCACCAACACGGCGCCGACGGTTGGTCGCCAGATTGCAGGCCTTGATGCCGAACTGCTTGAGCGCGCGGTCGAGGCCGAAACTCTACCACTGGACCTCGCCCCAGCGGCACCAACACCAATAAGTTCTTCGACGAGCCTTTCGGCTTTGGCGGAAGCCGACCGTGAAGGCGCCGTTGCCCTGGTGCGCCAGGCCCTGCTCGACAATCCCTTGATTCTCGACGAGGCCGTCGAAGCTCTTGAAGCCGCACGGGCCTCAGCCGAGGTGGACCTTGTTGCAGACGTGATCGCTGAAAATGCCGATCTGCTGTTCGACGATCAGAATGCCAGCATCATGGGCAACCCCGACGGGGCGATCACGCTCGTTGAGTTCATGGATTACAATTGCGGCTTCTGCAAACGCGCCCATGGCGACGTGATGCGCCTCATCGCCGAGCAAAACGATGTGCGGGTTCTCGTCAAAGACTTTCCGGTCCTGGGGCCAGGATCGCTTGAGGCGGCCCAGGTTGCTGTGGCCTTTCGGGCCATTGGCGGCGACATGACGGCGTTCATCGACGCGATGATGAACGAGTCCGTTCAGGCCGACGCTGCGATGGCGCGCCGCGTGGCCTTGGAGCTCGGCGCCGACGAGCCAGCGCTTGACCTGGCGCTCGACAGCCCATCCCTGATGGAGCCCATCGGCGAGGCCTACGCCTTAGCCGAACAGCTTAACATTCGTGGCACACCCGCCTTCATCGTCGGCGACCAACGGTTGATGGGCGCTGTCGGATTTGACCGGCTCGCGGAGGCCATACAAGTTGAGCGTGATCGCCTGTCGGCGCTCTAG
- the aroQ gene encoding type II 3-dehydroquinate dehydratase gives MMATVFILNGPNLNLLGQREPHLYGHETLDDLEAMCRDHAADIDLEIDFRQSNHEGVLVDWVHEARRLADGLICNFGAYSHTSIALHDALKAADLPAIEVHLSNIHAREPFRHTSHTAQASKGMIAGLGAVGYRLALTALSDLIDA, from the coding sequence ATTATGGCCACCGTCTTCATTCTCAACGGTCCCAATCTCAATCTTTTGGGGCAACGTGAGCCGCATCTCTACGGCCATGAAACGCTGGATGATTTGGAGGCCATGTGCCGTGATCATGCGGCAGATATCGACCTAGAGATCGATTTTCGGCAGTCCAACCATGAGGGCGTGCTCGTCGACTGGGTCCATGAGGCGCGCCGGCTCGCCGACGGGTTGATCTGCAATTTCGGCGCCTACAGCCACACGTCGATTGCGTTGCACGATGCGCTGAAAGCCGCAGACTTGCCGGCCATTGAAGTCCATTTGAGCAACATCCACGCGCGCGAACCCTTCCGCCACACAAGCCATACCGCGCAAGCCTCAAAGGGCATGATTGCCGGGCTTGGCGCCGTTGGCTATCGGCTGGCTCTGACCGCGCTTTCGGACCTGATCGACGCTTAA
- a CDS encoding acetyl-CoA carboxylase biotin carboxyl carrier protein, producing MSKSKATIDQDFIRQLALLLNETDLTEIEVEQDDTRVRIARTPAAVTHTAQVPAPVAAAPAASAAPAQATSAPADAPSEKTEGEAVRSPMVGTAYLSPEPGSAAYIKVGDTVREGQTLLIVEAMKTMNQIPATASGVVQEILVTDKQPVEYGEPLVIIA from the coding sequence ATGTCGAAGTCCAAGGCCACCATCGATCAGGATTTTATTCGTCAATTGGCGCTGCTGCTCAATGAGACGGATCTGACTGAGATCGAGGTTGAACAAGACGACACCCGGGTTCGCATCGCCCGCACGCCAGCAGCGGTGACCCATACCGCACAGGTTCCGGCCCCAGTCGCGGCCGCACCGGCGGCTTCAGCTGCTCCGGCGCAAGCAACATCTGCCCCTGCTGATGCGCCTTCGGAGAAAACAGAGGGCGAAGCCGTTCGCTCGCCGATGGTCGGCACCGCATACCTCTCGCCGGAGCCAGGTTCCGCCGCTTACATCAAGGTGGGCGACACGGTTCGTGAAGGACAAACGCTTCTGATCGTTGAAGCAATGAAGACTATGAACCAAATCCCGGCAACGGCATCCGGCGTGGTGCAAGAGATTTTGGTGACCGACAAGCAGCCGGTCGAGTATGGTGAGCCGCTGGTGATTATCGCCTGA
- the accC gene encoding acetyl-CoA carboxylase biotin carboxylase subunit: MFKKVLIANRGEIALRVMRACKELGIGTVAVHSTADAHAMHVRLADESVCIGPPDARESYLNIPQILAACEITGADAVHPGYGFLSENAKFSEILAAHNVTFIGPKAEHIDVMGDKIAAKATVKRLGIPVVPGSEGELRSVEEARQVAEGMGFPLIVKAAAGGGGRGMKVARNVEELTDAVNTARAEARAAFGDDALYMEKYLQNPRHIEVQVFGDGMGKAIHLGERDCSLQRRHQKVWEEALSPVITPEQREEIGAVSAKAIADLGYSGAGTIEFLYEDGEFYFIEMNTRLQVEHPVTEAITGLDLVAEQLRVAAGQGLSVTQEDVSFEGHAIEVRINAEHPETFRPSPGVIESYHPSGGLGVRVDSAVYQGYRIPPYYDSLIGKLIVHADTRDMAINRMARALDEFVIAGVESTLPLFRRLVNEPDIRSGDYSIHWLERWLADQGH; encoded by the coding sequence ATGTTCAAGAAAGTTCTGATCGCCAACCGTGGTGAGATCGCCCTGCGCGTGATGCGCGCTTGCAAAGAGCTGGGTATCGGCACAGTCGCGGTGCATTCCACCGCCGACGCGCACGCGATGCACGTTCGCCTGGCCGATGAAAGCGTTTGTATCGGCCCGCCAGATGCCCGCGAAAGCTATCTCAATATCCCGCAGATCCTGGCCGCTTGTGAAATCACCGGCGCCGATGCGGTGCATCCCGGTTACGGCTTTCTGTCGGAAAATGCCAAATTCTCTGAAATTCTGGCCGCGCACAATGTGACGTTTATTGGCCCAAAGGCCGAGCATATCGACGTTATGGGCGACAAGATCGCCGCCAAGGCAACCGTGAAGCGCCTCGGCATTCCCGTTGTTCCGGGTTCGGAAGGCGAACTGCGTTCGGTGGAAGAGGCACGCCAGGTCGCCGAAGGCATGGGCTTTCCGTTGATCGTGAAGGCGGCGGCCGGTGGCGGCGGACGCGGCATGAAAGTCGCGCGCAACGTTGAAGAGCTGACCGACGCGGTGAACACAGCTCGCGCCGAGGCACGCGCCGCTTTTGGCGACGATGCGCTCTACATGGAAAAATACCTTCAAAACCCGCGTCACATAGAGGTGCAGGTGTTTGGCGACGGCATGGGCAAGGCGATCCACCTCGGCGAACGTGATTGTTCGCTGCAGCGTCGCCATCAAAAGGTCTGGGAAGAAGCGCTTTCACCGGTGATCACGCCGGAGCAGCGCGAAGAGATCGGCGCTGTGTCTGCCAAGGCGATTGCAGACCTTGGTTATTCGGGCGCGGGCACCATCGAGTTCCTGTACGAGGATGGTGAGTTCTATTTTATTGAGATGAACACGCGCCTTCAGGTGGAACACCCGGTCACCGAAGCGATCACGGGTCTGGATTTGGTGGCGGAGCAGTTGCGCGTTGCCGCCGGTCAGGGATTATCGGTCACACAAGAGGATGTCAGCTTTGAAGGCCATGCCATCGAAGTGCGCATCAATGCCGAACACCCGGAGACATTCCGCCCCTCGCCTGGTGTGATCGAGTCCTACCATCCGTCGGGTGGTTTGGGCGTACGTGTCGATTCAGCTGTTTACCAGGGCTATCGTATCCCGCCCTATTACGACAGTCTGATCGGCAAGCTGATTGTGCATGCCGATACGCGCGATATGGCGATCAACCGGATGGCGCGGGCCTTGGACGAGTTCGTGATCGCGGGCGTGGAAAGCACCCTGCCCTTGTTCCGCCGACTGGTGAACGAGCCGGATATTCGCAGCGGCGACTATTCCATCCATTGGCTGGAGCGGTGGCTGGCCGACCAAGGCCACTGA
- a CDS encoding leucyl/phenylalanyl-tRNA--protein transferase, whose amino-acid sequence MADTITPDLLLQAYEVGFFPMAEDADDASVFWVNPPMRGVIPLDAFHVPRRLARTVRQDTFEVRIDSDFEGVIDGCSASAPGRSSTWINADIRRLYGALFERGACHTVEAWQDGVLVGGLYGVALGGAFFGESMFSRARDASKVALVHLVGRLKAGGFTLLDTQFITEHLRQFGATEIPADVYREALREAVSREADFYCWPSTGVSGVESLQPVNQTS is encoded by the coding sequence ATGGCCGACACGATAACGCCCGATCTGCTGCTACAGGCCTATGAGGTCGGCTTCTTCCCCATGGCTGAAGACGCTGACGATGCGTCGGTGTTTTGGGTCAACCCGCCAATGCGTGGCGTTATCCCGCTTGATGCGTTTCACGTGCCGCGACGTCTTGCACGAACCGTGCGCCAGGACACTTTTGAGGTCCGTATCGACAGCGACTTTGAAGGCGTGATCGATGGCTGTTCGGCCAGCGCGCCAGGCCGTTCGTCAACCTGGATCAATGCTGATATCAGGCGGCTCTATGGCGCGCTGTTTGAGCGCGGAGCCTGTCACACTGTGGAAGCCTGGCAGGACGGGGTATTGGTAGGCGGCCTTTATGGCGTGGCGCTGGGCGGTGCGTTCTTCGGCGAGAGTATGTTTTCGCGGGCCCGAGACGCTTCCAAGGTAGCGCTGGTACATCTGGTAGGACGTTTGAAGGCGGGCGGTTTCACCCTGCTCGACACTCAGTTCATCACCGAGCATTTGCGGCAGTTCGGCGCAACGGAAATCCCTGCCGATGTCTATCGTGAAGCTTTGCGCGAAGCGGTCTCGCGGGAGGCCGACTTTTACTGCTGGCCTTCGACGGGCGTTTCCGGCGTTGAGTCGCTGCAACCGGTTAACCAGACGTCATAA
- a CDS encoding DUF2155 domain-containing protein, with amino-acid sequence MRLPSFLSVFLAGAVALAGVSFAFAQTSAPVLRNEHPVALFAGLDKITGELHTFYVFVDETVQFGALQLTPRVCYDRPPSEPERTTVFLEVDELTLDRRIRRIFTGWMIAESPGLNAIDHPVYDVWLTGCSDSTPETPVEGQQ; translated from the coding sequence ATGCGTTTGCCATCATTCCTTTCTGTTTTTTTGGCCGGAGCGGTCGCGCTGGCCGGTGTGAGTTTTGCGTTTGCGCAGACGTCGGCGCCGGTGCTGCGCAACGAACATCCGGTGGCACTGTTTGCTGGTCTCGATAAGATTACCGGCGAGTTGCACACCTTCTATGTTTTCGTTGATGAAACCGTCCAATTTGGCGCGCTGCAGCTGACGCCGCGGGTTTGCTACGACCGTCCGCCATCCGAGCCGGAGCGCACAACGGTCTTTCTGGAAGTCGATGAACTGACGCTCGACCGCCGTATCCGCCGCATTTTCACTGGTTGGATGATCGCCGAAAGCCCTGGGCTCAACGCGATCGACCACCCTGTTTATGACGTCTGGTTAACCGGTTGCAGCGACTCAACGCCGGAAACGCCCGTCGAAGGCCAGCAGTAA
- a CDS encoding NADH:ubiquinone oxidoreductase subunit NDUFA12 → MKQFLLRFFTWWQDQTFGTMWFTARKGQRVGEDELGNVYYRADVPPLGERRWVIYNGEADASAIPPGWHGWIHKKTDVPPTEDGYVAKEWELPHKPNLTGMPGAYRPEGSILTPAKRPAATGDYEAWSPGD, encoded by the coding sequence ATGAAACAGTTTCTCTTGCGATTCTTCACCTGGTGGCAGGACCAGACGTTCGGCACCATGTGGTTCACCGCCCGCAAAGGCCAGCGCGTCGGTGAAGATGAGCTTGGCAATGTCTATTATCGCGCAGACGTACCGCCCTTAGGCGAGCGCCGCTGGGTGATCTACAATGGAGAGGCCGATGCCTCGGCCATTCCGCCAGGCTGGCATGGCTGGATTCATAAAAAGACCGACGTGCCGCCGACCGAAGATGGCTATGTCGCCAAAGAGTGGGAATTGCCCCACAAACCCAATCTAACGGGTATGCCTGGCGCTTACCGCCCGGAAGGCTCGATCCTGACGCCAGCAAAGCGCCCGGCAGCCACGGGTGATTACGAGGCTTGGTCGCCAGGCGACTGA
- a CDS encoding vitamin B12-dependent ribonucleotide reductase produces MRVTRHFTKDGQSAYADLTFRNALSEIRNPDGSVVFQLKDIQVPETWSQVACDIIAQKYFRKAGVPARLKKVEENSVPSWLWRSVADEEALAELPEEERYGPERDSRQVFDRLSGTWTYWGWKGGYFDSEEDALAFRDELAFMLATQRVAPNSPQWFNTGLHWAYGIDGPGQGHYYVDPETGELTKSASSYEHPQPHACFIQGVGDDLVNEGGIMDLWVREARLFKYGSGTGSNFSMLRGEGEKLSGGGKSSGLMSFLKIGDRAAGAIKSGGTTRRAAKMVVVDVDHPDIETYIDWKVKEEQKVAALVTGSKIVKKHLTAIMKACVNCEGEDGDCFEVTKNPALKREVRAAKKALVPENYIARVIQFARQGYKEIEFSTYDTDWDSEAYGTVSGQNSNNSVSITDDFLRSVEQDGDWDLVERTTGKVHKTVKSQDLWEKIGHAAWASADPGLHFNTTMNDWHTSPAGGRIRASNPCSEYMFLDDTACNLASLNLLQFNEASESGAQKVFDIEAYEHGVRLWTMVLEISVAMAQFPSKQIAQLSYEYRTLGLGYANIGGLLMTSGIPYDSPEGRAICGALTAIMTGVAYATSAEMAKELGPFPGYEANAENMLRVMRNHRQAALGMADGYQGLSVNPVPLDHENCPDQRLIKHATQAWDKAVSLGSQHGYRNAQATVIAPTGTIGLVMDCDTTGIEPDFALVKFKKLAGGGYFKIINRAVPEALRVLGYTVAEIGEIEAYAVGHGSLAQAPGVNHTSLKARGFSDAAIAKIEGALGSAFDIKFVFNRWTLGDDIAIDELGFTDEQLNDPAFDMLSALGFEADEINMANEHVCGTMTLEGAPHLKEEHYAVFDCANPCGKKGKRFLSVESHIHMMAAAQPFISGAISKTINMPNAATVEDCKSAYMLSWKLALKANALYRDGSKLSQPLNSQLLADNDDDDEAEDTMDAIIAAPQSMRAQKVAEKIVERIIEKEVRVREKMPDRRKGYTQKARVGGHKVYLTTGEYEDGRLGEVFIDMHKEGAAFRAMMNNFAIAISLGLQYGVPLEEYVDAFTFTRFEPAGMVQGNETIKNATSILDYIFRELAVSYLGRYDLAHVQPDEAGATTLGKGEDAEKPSANSIVSAGLVRGKVAERLQVVGGSAANDTAGGTSAAVSTNTMTASLSSAAVATSAALQLAPEPSSAAAGPKPLESVAEQRTIARMKGYEGENCAECGNFTMVRNGTCLKCDTCGSTSGCS; encoded by the coding sequence ATGCGTGTCACGCGGCATTTCACCAAAGACGGCCAATCGGCCTATGCGGATCTTACGTTTCGCAACGCACTGAGCGAGATTCGCAATCCGGATGGATCGGTCGTCTTCCAGTTGAAGGACATTCAGGTTCCTGAGACTTGGAGTCAGGTGGCGTGCGACATCATCGCCCAGAAATATTTCCGTAAGGCCGGCGTGCCCGCTCGGCTGAAGAAAGTCGAAGAAAATTCTGTTCCCTCTTGGCTCTGGCGTTCGGTTGCCGATGAAGAGGCACTTGCTGAGTTGCCGGAAGAGGAGCGCTACGGCCCAGAGCGCGATTCCCGCCAAGTCTTCGACCGCCTGTCCGGCACCTGGACTTATTGGGGCTGGAAAGGCGGCTATTTCGACAGCGAAGAAGACGCCTTGGCGTTCCGCGATGAACTTGCCTTTATGCTTGCAACCCAGCGTGTCGCGCCAAACTCACCGCAATGGTTCAACACCGGGCTTCACTGGGCCTATGGCATCGATGGACCAGGCCAGGGCCATTATTATGTCGATCCAGAAACCGGTGAGCTGACCAAGTCCGCGTCATCCTACGAGCACCCGCAGCCACACGCCTGCTTCATTCAAGGCGTTGGCGATGACCTCGTCAATGAAGGCGGGATCATGGATCTTTGGGTGCGTGAGGCGCGCCTGTTCAAATATGGCTCAGGCACCGGCTCGAACTTTTCCATGTTGCGCGGCGAAGGCGAAAAACTTTCCGGCGGCGGCAAATCTTCCGGCCTGATGAGCTTCCTGAAGATCGGCGACCGCGCTGCTGGCGCCATAAAATCCGGTGGCACGACGCGTCGTGCGGCCAAGATGGTCGTTGTCGATGTCGATCACCCCGATATCGAGACCTACATCGATTGGAAGGTGAAGGAGGAGCAGAAGGTTGCGGCTCTCGTCACCGGTTCCAAGATCGTCAAAAAGCATCTGACCGCGATCATGAAGGCCTGCGTCAACTGCGAAGGCGAAGATGGCGATTGCTTCGAGGTCACCAAGAACCCGGCGCTGAAGCGCGAAGTGCGCGCGGCCAAAAAGGCGCTGGTGCCGGAAAACTATATTGCCCGCGTCATTCAGTTTGCGCGCCAAGGCTACAAAGAGATTGAGTTCTCCACCTACGACACCGACTGGGATTCAGAAGCCTATGGCACCGTTTCGGGCCAGAACTCCAACAACTCTGTCTCCATCACCGATGATTTCCTGCGCTCGGTCGAACAGGACGGCGATTGGGACTTGGTGGAGCGGACCACCGGCAAAGTCCACAAGACGGTGAAAAGCCAGGATCTTTGGGAAAAGATCGGTCACGCCGCTTGGGCATCAGCTGATCCCGGCCTGCACTTCAACACCACCATGAATGACTGGCACACATCGCCAGCCGGTGGACGCATCCGCGCGTCCAACCCGTGTTCAGAATATATGTTCCTGGACGATACGGCCTGTAACCTTGCCTCGCTGAACCTGCTTCAGTTCAACGAAGCCAGCGAAAGCGGAGCCCAAAAGGTCTTCGATATCGAAGCCTATGAGCATGGCGTGCGGCTTTGGACGATGGTGCTGGAAATCTCTGTCGCCATGGCACAGTTCCCATCCAAGCAGATCGCACAGCTTTCCTACGAATACCGCACGCTGGGTTTGGGTTATGCCAATATTGGCGGCCTGCTGATGACCTCCGGCATTCCGTATGACTCTCCTGAAGGCCGTGCGATCTGTGGCGCGCTGACGGCGATCATGACCGGTGTTGCCTATGCCACGTCGGCTGAGATGGCCAAGGAACTGGGACCTTTCCCCGGTTATGAAGCCAATGCTGAGAACATGCTGCGCGTGATGCGCAACCACCGTCAGGCAGCCCTTGGCATGGCCGATGGCTATCAAGGCCTGTCAGTCAATCCGGTGCCGCTAGATCATGAGAACTGCCCGGACCAACGGCTGATCAAGCACGCGACCCAGGCTTGGGACAAAGCGGTCTCGCTCGGCTCGCAGCACGGCTATCGCAACGCGCAAGCTACGGTGATCGCACCGACCGGCACCATTGGCCTGGTCATGGACTGCGACACAACCGGGATCGAGCCGGACTTCGCTCTGGTAAAGTTTAAGAAGCTTGCCGGTGGCGGGTATTTCAAGATCATCAACCGCGCGGTACCCGAAGCGCTTCGCGTGCTTGGTTACACTGTGGCTGAGATCGGTGAAATCGAGGCCTATGCGGTGGGTCATGGCTCACTGGCGCAGGCGCCAGGCGTCAACCACACCTCGCTCAAGGCGCGGGGCTTTTCCGACGCTGCGATTGCCAAGATCGAAGGGGCACTGGGCTCAGCGTTCGACATCAAGTTCGTATTCAACCGTTGGACGCTTGGCGATGACATCGCCATCGATGAGCTTGGTTTTACCGATGAGCAACTCAACGACCCGGCCTTCGATATGCTTTCAGCGCTCGGCTTTGAGGCTGACGAGATCAACATGGCCAACGAGCATGTTTGCGGAACCATGACGCTGGAAGGTGCGCCGCACCTGAAGGAAGAGCATTACGCGGTGTTCGATTGCGCCAACCCTTGCGGCAAGAAGGGCAAGCGGTTCCTGTCGGTGGAAAGCCATATTCACATGATGGCCGCTGCACAGCCGTTCATCTCCGGCGCGATCTCTAAGACGATCAACATGCCCAATGCGGCGACAGTCGAGGACTGTAAGAGCGCCTACATGCTCTCCTGGAAGCTCGCGCTGAAAGCCAATGCGCTGTATCGCGATGGTTCCAAGCTCTCCCAGCCGCTGAACTCGCAGCTTCTCGCCGACAATGACGATGACGATGAGGCCGAAGACACGATGGACGCCATCATCGCCGCGCCACAGTCGATGCGGGCGCAGAAGGTCGCTGAAAAGATTGTTGAGCGCATCATCGAGAAAGAGGTGCGCGTTCGCGAAAAAATGCCGGATCGCCGCAAGGGCTACACCCAAAAGGCGCGCGTCGGCGGCCACAAGGTCTATCTGACCACCGGCGAATACGAAGATGGTCGCCTGGGCGAAGTGTTCATCGACATGCACAAGGAGGGCGCGGCCTTCCGGGCGATGATGAACAATTTTGCCATCGCGATCTCCCTTGGCCTGCAATATGGCGTGCCGTTGGAAGAGTATGTCGATGCCTTCACCTTCACCCGGTTCGAGCCGGCTGGCATGGTGCAGGGCAATGAGACGATCAAGAATGCGACGTCGATCCTTGACTACATCTTCCGCGAATTGGCTGTGTCTTACCTGGGCCGCTACGACCTTGCGCACGTCCAGCCCGATGAAGCTGGTGCCACCACGCTTGGCAAAGGCGAAGATGCTGAAAAACCGTCGGCCAACTCCATCGTCTCGGCGGGTCTGGTGCGCGGCAAGGTAGCCGAACGCCTTCAAGTCGTTGGCGGCTCGGCTGCAAACGATACGGCCGGTGGTACAAGCGCTGCAGTCTCCACCAATACGATGACAGCTTCGCTTTCATCCGCAGCGGTCGCAACATCGGCGGCGCTTCAACTGGCGCCTGAGCCATCCAGCGCCGCAGCGGGGCCTAAACCATTGGAAAGCGTCGCTGAGCAGCGCACCATCGCCCGGATGAAGGGCTATGAAGGCGAAAACTGCGCCGAGTGTGGCAACTTCACCATGGTGCGCAACGGCACCTGCCTGAAGTGCGACACCTGCGGATCAACCAGCGGGTGCTCCTGA